The window CTGGAGCACTCGCAGCGACAGCTCCTGAGCGTGGCCACGGCGGCCGTGCCGTCGCTGGAGCAGCGGCTCGACCACCTGCTCACGTACAGCAAGTCCGACACCGACGACGACACCTGCGTCGTCGGCATCCAGCTCCGCTGACCCCCGCGCCGCCTCAGGCACGCGTCAGGCGATCCACGGCGGCACGCCGTAGTCGCCGTCGCCCTCGGCGGCCAGCGCCCTGGCCCCGGCGGGCGCGGTGACGACCGCGGCGTACCCCTCGTCCGGGTCCGCCAGGACGCGCCGGACGGTCCTCGGCGGCATCACCACGGTGTCACCGGCGGCGACCTGGTACGTCTGCCCGCCCAGCTCGACCGTGGCCGCCCCGGTCAGCCAGGTCCACACCTGCTCGCCGTCGAAGTCGTGCAACGGCCCCTCGGCTCCCGGCTTGGCGTCCACCCGCCACAGCGACCGGGAGGCGCCGCCCTGGCTGGGCGAGGCGAACGTGGTCATCACCCCGTTCGCCGTCTCCGACCTGCGCGCGTCCGTGCCACGAATGAC is drawn from Nonomuraea muscovyensis and contains these coding sequences:
- a CDS encoding cupin domain-containing protein; the protein is MTVIRGTDARRSETANGVMTTFASPSQGGASRSLWRVDAKPGAEGPLHDFDGEQVWTWLTGAATVELGGQTYQVAAGDTVVMPPRTVRRVLADPDEGYAAVVTAPAGARALAAEGDGDYGVPPWIA